The following proteins are co-located in the Armatimonadota bacterium genome:
- a CDS encoding PQQ-binding-like beta-propeller repeat protein has translation MNQWRKLAVGLLVGASIGSSTLPASAQRYPFFQGGAEHWGSHDSDKRVYSPGRAALRWWDPLFSLSTTIDNWETTGVTALPGASWTAPGLVKAFNFFDSSPVATPGDAYVIATPVPSLSFAQPWLPASGTAPTFSWTFTGLTAGEDYAVSVNIPVGPSGNDINDPAAQVFQCEQSVYRIEGVVNTDNPGQPIYEIVSPLLNNGWVQLGANLTDPNRLFKVAPASTQIRVTLIATIPRSSDGQLVDTRTNIAVYADAARISRPTGQQGQTVAQPVVSQNAAGPFPWRTIGTRNEPIAAQDGSVIKSYAQGIVTSFAFDGATVDAANPDGRRNMVWSWPVQRQFDFSDTETTRYTTDRLDWIFGTGSFAADPKRTDQFIYVDNLNASVGIGAGWVAQNTPAGFKGYDYLQKVGLFPSGAVYAPYLPEGDYFIEVWVPSVGGLSSGVQIEIRQNGVPVSTVSANMRDNGGRWVRLSNSFTNKWTSTALAPLSISFTGAASPADGAVVADQVRFIRTADLSIRSTPVYTRAMVDDGSGPAMRDVVIVALENGKIYCLDAMGTLDGGGNPTGTTRVYWTYPSDNAADPNQADGLDGVDGVAEMPVGFNTSSAVFANVPIPSSPGNTKPMLFIGSQNGRVYAIDVTGRGDGTTTRLWTYPNDYPSPSVQTALGPIEGSLAYTETAAGNYVLVPTSQGRLYCLDAYGDQVQRITTVPMAYPSLTNVEVGSMTMAPVIGYSGATTDKVAYIGTNQNGFAAQPTLYALRVLDGNADGEMDVLWSRTNGNTGVFGNFRNASPVFIESADLNPNASGPAMPNTLVAGSDSFEIAAFDADNGNVLWSTSEFGGSLAGSLGFTYQSGFTNGGALLAPPGEPMISVPLLDGRYTLIYANSGRVNVNGDRLAWEAQTAGGSPTPMSFGGDNAPSFNYAYGADAAGYLYAFSYDPSLPTNGQAITPGQAPIPNPSEPNNPRNQIIRDIARNGLASLVLPADFLDLQQKIAAGTITYADVTAAANKVTRNTFEYGEALYWVVYDIPYFDEFAPPFQYNVSHTFDTPGASSSLQSFSVNRLTGAPAGKGGVALIRYALLPVGQSALTPGAGTVTIAIRPFDTPSANATLPNANMTPGRGIRIANPLAVSLVDLLNPPAAQHVGKTLVPSDSDNLVNGTPATKNIVQPFRPDLNSAADFVAHGQTANARMFVYDRSLMTLLFGQQRGISSIRMQLSNMSFRGSKLYALDPAIYPGLEDDPGTPGNNVSLDYPDIRRDRMSVVKSEFGAVENPLFQPVTLTAPDITSPNLTTYNSDPVQYNQFLNRELVATTFDFECNVPRFQPPATNGYLGKQFVYIDSGAVGRQISQGTPIEAFRSFDLSTAIAVDQRPLVSTTTVDLGSVPGGTGFLPDAPWNAPFLDFKDARIHNATRYPFFQRFSVQNSGNVNLLNMRIAKSVFNTDTNSNQPVTLFTNDQHPLAYLDGRLHVHTDIDPGQAAFIYAGRPIMGSNVIIQKPRPDDGEPTRLRMNPRVRTNANLGVTDGNMMAPGDFASSDLYDESLLDPKIAVSAPIGTPVGNYLRKLYAFEDEVNTATAYPVLERLATLAYEPYSEASLELRFRVRETRLTTGRTIKTSPMVDTMPVDPAGRFTWSNQQPAGARLSDGTLVVAFSSDRLLAGNPDINAGVKTEADNFRTPQFRIYFATLRGGSALPVSSVSPIADLDQFNPAVNAGNAATDRWFAWPAGAFPTTATTIPTLFGIPAGEVVANSAQFGNPVFPASGYFNPLSAFTNNGKTANPFMYMAFTGEVGRLIDGQRRSVESRLFLTQLTSSNGGGLSSTTPVPLQIGTDLIGSSAKIGKPTVVQVGDSAAVYFPMTTGGTSQIFYGYFDNGAWQNLSFGRQQGQGLVGRLNTGDAFESVSSPSALLRNNYGPNVVGQGGQARFVIDLVFTGRLRGRNQAEVYMARIPANAAGRPQGSDGSLWTTGPTGAPRFERLTYEPSSGLYWANGAVWSQSFDQTNGIDIQRAVVVAGNVTYESILVPGTLKQAEGSSIGSYQTTLGGRVYIDTASGNVRFSGAVIPSSTVLYVRYAPRFLRVSQATDMNHRDATILFDDRATGDNTYWFDQNGAPITSGYELSNRILVSYAKTASKDSQVTRPFLKTYRFGVQLPYSIATTPDGDLTGPITITFADGSRVAYQLDPANGRIYFGPTQEGKQVTITYRALDKDGNPLGVISRTVTVQMVVETSERTIPIEQVANESSVVFALDMLGSNSINVLDRPGMLWTFWTSTRDGGTDVFFETIAPRFTPVLLQ, from the coding sequence ATGAATCAATGGCGAAAGCTAGCAGTTGGCCTACTTGTTGGGGCCTCGATCGGCAGCAGTACTCTGCCCGCATCGGCGCAACGGTATCCGTTCTTCCAAGGAGGAGCGGAGCACTGGGGTTCGCACGATTCGGATAAGCGTGTGTACTCGCCCGGGAGGGCTGCGCTCCGCTGGTGGGATCCTCTCTTCAGCCTCAGCACAACGATCGACAACTGGGAAACGACGGGTGTCACTGCGCTTCCTGGTGCATCGTGGACCGCCCCTGGACTGGTCAAGGCGTTCAACTTTTTTGATTCCAGCCCAGTTGCGACTCCAGGAGATGCCTACGTAATCGCGACTCCAGTTCCGTCACTCAGCTTCGCGCAACCTTGGTTGCCAGCATCCGGCACTGCGCCAACTTTCTCGTGGACATTCACCGGGCTCACCGCGGGTGAGGACTACGCGGTCTCGGTCAACATTCCTGTCGGGCCCTCGGGCAATGACATCAATGACCCCGCCGCGCAAGTATTCCAGTGCGAGCAGTCGGTGTATCGGATCGAAGGTGTTGTAAACACCGACAATCCTGGTCAACCGATCTATGAGATCGTTAGCCCGCTGTTGAACAATGGCTGGGTTCAATTGGGCGCAAACCTCACAGATCCTAACCGACTCTTCAAGGTTGCTCCGGCTTCGACCCAGATTCGAGTCACTTTGATCGCCACGATTCCGCGCTCTTCGGACGGTCAGCTCGTGGATACGAGAACCAACATCGCCGTCTATGCGGACGCTGCTCGAATCAGTCGACCGACCGGTCAACAGGGCCAAACGGTCGCTCAGCCGGTTGTGAGTCAGAACGCTGCTGGACCTTTCCCTTGGAGAACGATCGGAACTCGAAACGAGCCGATCGCCGCACAGGATGGCTCGGTCATCAAGAGCTATGCGCAAGGGATCGTTACGAGCTTCGCTTTTGACGGTGCAACCGTTGATGCAGCGAATCCAGACGGCCGCCGAAACATGGTTTGGAGCTGGCCCGTTCAGCGACAGTTCGACTTTAGCGACACTGAAACCACTCGATACACTACCGATCGACTCGATTGGATTTTTGGAACGGGTTCTTTCGCCGCCGATCCAAAGCGGACCGATCAATTCATCTACGTCGATAACCTCAATGCGAGCGTTGGAATCGGCGCGGGTTGGGTGGCGCAAAACACTCCTGCCGGGTTCAAAGGATACGACTATCTCCAGAAAGTCGGACTATTCCCATCGGGCGCGGTTTATGCCCCGTATCTGCCCGAAGGCGACTATTTCATCGAAGTTTGGGTGCCAAGCGTTGGAGGGCTTTCTAGCGGAGTTCAAATTGAAATCCGACAGAACGGAGTCCCTGTTTCCACAGTTTCGGCAAACATGCGAGACAATGGCGGCCGATGGGTTCGCCTGAGCAACAGCTTCACCAACAAGTGGACTTCGACGGCATTAGCGCCACTCTCGATTTCGTTTACTGGCGCTGCGTCTCCAGCAGATGGTGCTGTGGTCGCCGACCAAGTGCGCTTTATCCGAACTGCTGATCTCTCGATCCGATCGACTCCGGTTTATACGCGAGCGATGGTGGACGATGGTTCTGGGCCGGCGATGCGAGATGTCGTGATCGTCGCGCTGGAGAACGGCAAGATCTACTGCCTCGACGCGATGGGAACTCTAGATGGCGGCGGAAATCCGACCGGAACAACCCGAGTTTATTGGACCTATCCGAGCGACAATGCTGCAGACCCGAATCAAGCCGATGGTCTTGACGGCGTCGATGGCGTTGCCGAAATGCCTGTTGGATTCAACACCAGCAGCGCGGTTTTTGCAAACGTTCCAATTCCGTCTTCGCCAGGAAACACCAAGCCAATGCTGTTCATTGGCTCCCAAAACGGCCGAGTCTATGCGATCGACGTCACCGGTCGAGGCGATGGAACAACCACCCGGCTTTGGACCTATCCGAACGACTATCCGTCACCTTCGGTGCAAACTGCACTTGGGCCGATTGAAGGTTCGCTCGCGTACACCGAAACCGCTGCCGGTAACTACGTCTTGGTACCGACTTCGCAAGGGCGACTGTATTGTCTCGATGCTTACGGCGATCAAGTTCAGCGCATCACAACCGTGCCGATGGCCTATCCGTCACTCACCAACGTCGAAGTTGGCTCGATGACGATGGCTCCGGTGATCGGATACTCGGGCGCGACCACAGACAAGGTGGCCTACATCGGAACGAATCAGAACGGATTCGCGGCTCAGCCGACGCTATACGCACTCCGCGTTTTGGACGGAAATGCTGACGGCGAAATGGATGTGCTTTGGTCACGAACCAACGGCAACACAGGGGTTTTTGGTAACTTCCGAAACGCTAGCCCGGTCTTTATCGAATCCGCAGATTTGAATCCAAATGCGAGCGGACCAGCGATGCCAAACACGTTGGTTGCGGGAAGCGATAGCTTCGAAATCGCCGCGTTTGATGCTGACAATGGCAACGTGCTCTGGTCGACATCAGAATTTGGCGGCTCTCTCGCCGGCAGTCTTGGATTCACATATCAATCTGGATTCACCAACGGCGGTGCGTTGCTCGCGCCTCCTGGTGAGCCGATGATTTCCGTGCCGCTTTTGGACGGACGCTACACTTTGATCTACGCCAACAGTGGTCGCGTCAACGTGAATGGTGATCGTCTAGCTTGGGAAGCCCAAACGGCAGGCGGTTCGCCGACGCCGATGTCTTTCGGAGGCGATAACGCGCCATCGTTCAACTATGCCTACGGCGCAGATGCTGCGGGGTACCTGTACGCGTTCAGCTACGATCCTTCGTTGCCAACTAACGGACAGGCAATCACGCCAGGACAGGCTCCAATTCCTAATCCTAGCGAGCCGAACAACCCTCGGAATCAGATCATCCGCGATATCGCTCGAAACGGTTTGGCCAGTTTGGTGCTGCCGGCGGACTTCCTCGATCTGCAGCAGAAAATCGCGGCTGGCACGATCACCTACGCCGATGTCACTGCAGCGGCCAACAAGGTTACGCGAAACACGTTTGAATACGGCGAAGCGCTGTACTGGGTGGTCTATGACATTCCTTACTTCGACGAGTTCGCGCCACCGTTCCAGTACAACGTGTCTCACACGTTCGATACTCCTGGTGCATCTTCAAGTCTTCAATCGTTCTCGGTGAACCGATTGACCGGCGCACCTGCTGGCAAAGGCGGTGTCGCCCTCATCCGGTATGCCTTGTTGCCAGTCGGTCAAAGCGCGCTCACTCCTGGAGCGGGAACCGTCACAATCGCGATTCGGCCGTTTGACACTCCGTCAGCAAACGCTACGTTGCCAAACGCCAACATGACTCCAGGCCGGGGTATTCGCATCGCGAACCCACTTGCAGTCTCGTTGGTGGACTTGTTGAATCCTCCTGCTGCTCAGCATGTGGGTAAGACACTGGTCCCAAGCGATAGCGATAACTTGGTCAACGGCACACCTGCGACAAAGAACATTGTCCAGCCATTCCGACCTGACCTAAACTCCGCAGCAGACTTCGTGGCGCACGGTCAGACGGCAAATGCTCGAATGTTCGTGTACGACCGATCGCTGATGACTCTTTTGTTTGGTCAGCAACGCGGTATCAGCAGCATCCGAATGCAGCTCAGCAACATGAGCTTCCGCGGAAGCAAGCTGTATGCACTGGATCCGGCCATCTACCCAGGATTGGAAGATGACCCCGGAACTCCTGGCAACAACGTCAGCCTCGACTATCCAGACATCCGGCGAGACCGAATGTCGGTGGTCAAGAGCGAGTTTGGCGCGGTTGAAAATCCGTTGTTCCAACCGGTCACGCTGACCGCGCCGGACATCACGTCGCCGAACCTCACCACTTACAATTCGGACCCCGTGCAGTACAACCAATTCCTGAATAGAGAATTGGTCGCCACGACGTTTGATTTCGAATGCAATGTCCCGCGCTTCCAGCCGCCAGCCACCAATGGCTATCTCGGCAAGCAGTTCGTCTACATTGATAGTGGGGCAGTGGGTAGGCAGATCAGCCAAGGCACACCGATCGAAGCGTTCCGCTCGTTCGACCTGTCAACGGCGATCGCGGTGGATCAGCGACCTCTGGTTTCGACAACGACGGTTGATCTTGGATCGGTCCCAGGTGGCACAGGCTTCTTGCCAGACGCTCCGTGGAACGCACCGTTCCTGGACTTCAAGGATGCACGAATTCACAACGCGACGCGATATCCGTTCTTCCAACGGTTCTCGGTGCAGAATTCGGGCAACGTGAACTTGCTGAACATGCGAATCGCAAAGAGCGTGTTCAACACCGACACGAATTCGAACCAGCCAGTGACGTTGTTCACAAATGATCAACACCCATTGGCCTACCTCGATGGTCGATTGCATGTCCACACGGACATCGATCCTGGTCAGGCTGCGTTCATCTACGCGGGCCGGCCGATCATGGGCTCGAATGTGATCATTCAAAAGCCTCGTCCAGACGACGGTGAACCGACACGATTGCGCATGAATCCTCGCGTGAGGACAAACGCCAACCTCGGTGTTACTGACGGCAACATGATGGCTCCGGGTGACTTCGCTTCATCCGACCTGTACGACGAATCGCTGCTCGATCCAAAGATTGCGGTCAGCGCCCCAATCGGTACACCAGTCGGCAACTATCTGCGAAAGCTGTATGCGTTCGAAGACGAAGTGAATACAGCAACGGCTTATCCTGTCTTGGAACGGCTGGCAACGCTTGCCTACGAACCGTATTCTGAGGCAAGCCTCGAACTTCGATTCCGTGTGCGAGAAACTCGTCTCACTACGGGCCGAACGATCAAGACTTCGCCGATGGTGGATACCATGCCGGTTGATCCTGCAGGACGATTCACCTGGTCGAACCAGCAACCCGCTGGAGCACGATTGAGCGATGGCACCTTGGTGGTGGCGTTCAGCTCCGATCGATTGTTGGCTGGAAATCCGGACATCAACGCCGGAGTCAAGACCGAAGCAGACAACTTCCGCACACCGCAGTTCCGAATTTACTTCGCGACCTTGCGGGGTGGTTCCGCGTTGCCTGTTTCGAGTGTCTCGCCGATTGCAGACCTTGACCAGTTCAATCCGGCAGTGAACGCCGGTAATGCCGCAACGGACCGCTGGTTCGCGTGGCCAGCCGGGGCATTCCCGACAACAGCGACGACCATTCCAACCTTGTTTGGTATTCCTGCAGGTGAAGTGGTCGCGAATTCGGCACAGTTTGGCAATCCGGTATTCCCAGCAAGCGGATACTTCAATCCGTTGAGCGCGTTCACGAACAATGGCAAAACTGCCAATCCGTTCATGTACATGGCGTTTACGGGAGAAGTCGGACGCCTCATCGATGGTCAGCGACGGTCGGTCGAGTCTCGGCTCTTCTTGACTCAGTTGACTTCTTCGAATGGTGGCGGATTGTCCTCCACGACTCCAGTGCCATTGCAGATCGGAACAGACCTCATCGGCAGCAGCGCGAAGATTGGTAAGCCAACGGTGGTGCAGGTCGGCGACTCAGCAGCCGTTTACTTCCCGATGACGACCGGTGGCACAAGCCAAATCTTCTACGGTTACTTCGACAACGGTGCATGGCAGAACCTCTCGTTCGGCAGGCAGCAAGGCCAAGGTCTTGTAGGCCGGCTCAACACAGGTGACGCATTCGAAAGCGTCAGCTCGCCATCGGCACTGCTGCGAAACAACTATGGGCCAAACGTCGTCGGTCAAGGCGGTCAAGCACGATTCGTGATCGATCTCGTGTTCACTGGGCGACTGCGCGGACGAAATCAAGCCGAGGTTTACATGGCTCGAATTCCAGCCAATGCAGCCGGGCGTCCGCAAGGCTCAGATGGCTCGCTGTGGACAACTGGCCCAACCGGTGCTCCTCGATTCGAAAGGCTGACGTACGAACCGTCCAGCGGCCTCTACTGGGCGAATGGCGCGGTCTGGTCGCAGTCGTTCGATCAAACGAATGGCATCGACATTCAACGAGCTGTTGTTGTCGCAGGAAACGTGACTTACGAGTCGATTCTTGTACCTGGCACTCTGAAGCAAGCCGAAGGCTCCTCGATTGGTTCGTACCAAACGACCCTAGGTGGCCGAGTGTACATCGACACGGCTTCGGGCAACGTACGGTTCTCGGGCGCAGTCATTCCGAGCAGTACAGTTTTGTACGTTCGCTATGCACCGCGGTTCCTCCGTGTAAGCCAAGCCACCGACATGAATCATCGCGACGCCACGATCCTGTTTGATGACCGTGCTACCGGTGACAACACCTACTGGTTCGATCAGAACGGTGCGCCGATCACGTCGGGCTATGAACTCAGCAACCGAATCCTCGTGTCTTATGCCAAGACCGCGTCGAAGGACTCTCAAGTCACTCGGCCATTCTTGAAGACCTACCGATTCGGAGTTCAATTGCCTTATTCGATCGCAACAACGCCGGACGGTGACCTCACTGGGCCGATCACAATCACGTTCGCTGACGGATCGCGAGTGGCCTATCAACTTGACCCTGCCAACGGACGGATTTACTTCGGTCCAACGCAGGAAGGCAAGCAAGTCACGATCACATACCGTGCACTGGACAAGGATGGCAACCCGCTCGGAGTCATTTCGCGAACAGTGACTGTGCAGATGGTCGTTGAAACGAGCGAGCGCACGATTCCGATCGAGCAGGTCGCGAATGAGTCCTCAGTGGTGTTCGCGCTGGACATGCTCGGATCGAATTCGATCAACGTCCTCGACCGGCCAGGAATGCTCTGGACCTTCTGGACCAGCACGCGCGATGGAGGAACCGATGTGTTCTTCGAAACCATCGCTCCGCGGTTCACACCGGTTCTTCTGCAGTAA
- the pilM gene encoding pilus assembly protein PilM has protein sequence MAKKKLSSVVGIDIGSQFIKVAEIRSTGRDVSVTALGMAPTPEGMVDHNGVYDTEAIGAVIKELCASSGVSQGFGVFSLAGQAAILVRTLEVPRMNPAELKQHMEWEISRNQPFAELTVQSDYKEFPVEDQAAQNMDVVMAIGAQSAVETLMGIAKKCGKVAHALDVEPLAIARVLSTCYGVDLANNTVCVVEVGAKSTSINMYRDGKLLLPRQVPVGGDALTQAIAGAKGISNEDAEALKVSKGEIPSTAGAASFGGAMDPFAGDNTQAFAQFNPFADEFAAPMPTAEPSDAPGGSAYGYNPFGEPGADAPAPADPYAMPADQAAPADPYAMPTEYAPFDAEPPAAAAADAPPAPPADPVSSAPALSDDSMELYNAMAREVDEFLAEVRRSIDYYRSKGGDVNRILLGGGGAKLKGLGPFIERVLGIPVEMIDPLRGLPLNGKRLDMGMIDAHRPDFLIAVGNAMHVIFD, from the coding sequence ATGGCGAAAAAGAAACTAAGTAGTGTTGTCGGAATCGATATCGGAAGCCAGTTCATCAAGGTTGCCGAAATTCGAAGCACGGGCCGAGATGTGTCCGTGACCGCACTGGGTATGGCCCCCACTCCGGAAGGAATGGTGGACCACAACGGCGTCTATGACACCGAAGCAATTGGCGCGGTGATCAAAGAGCTTTGTGCGAGTAGCGGCGTGAGTCAGGGCTTTGGCGTTTTTTCGCTGGCCGGGCAAGCTGCCATCCTCGTTCGAACGCTTGAGGTTCCGAGAATGAACCCAGCCGAGCTCAAGCAGCACATGGAGTGGGAAATCAGCCGAAACCAACCGTTTGCTGAATTGACCGTTCAAAGCGATTACAAAGAATTTCCTGTCGAAGATCAGGCCGCCCAGAACATGGACGTCGTGATGGCGATTGGCGCCCAGTCTGCGGTCGAGACCCTGATGGGAATCGCCAAGAAGTGCGGCAAGGTTGCACACGCCCTCGATGTTGAGCCTCTCGCTATTGCCCGCGTGCTCTCCACATGCTATGGAGTAGACCTCGCGAACAACACGGTTTGCGTGGTTGAGGTTGGCGCGAAATCGACGAGCATCAACATGTACCGCGACGGCAAATTGCTGTTGCCTCGGCAAGTTCCAGTTGGTGGCGATGCCCTTACCCAAGCAATTGCTGGTGCAAAGGGGATTTCCAACGAAGATGCTGAAGCGCTAAAGGTTTCTAAGGGAGAAATCCCGTCCACTGCCGGTGCAGCGAGTTTTGGTGGTGCAATGGATCCGTTCGCCGGAGACAACACCCAAGCCTTTGCCCAATTTAATCCTTTCGCAGACGAATTTGCGGCTCCAATGCCAACTGCAGAGCCTTCGGATGCTCCTGGTGGATCAGCCTATGGTTACAATCCTTTTGGAGAGCCCGGTGCAGACGCTCCTGCTCCTGCCGATCCTTATGCGATGCCAGCTGATCAAGCAGCCCCTGCTGATCCGTACGCTATGCCGACGGAATATGCTCCGTTTGATGCAGAACCACCTGCAGCGGCGGCAGCTGATGCTCCGCCCGCTCCTCCAGCGGATCCTGTATCCTCTGCGCCTGCGCTTTCGGATGATTCGATGGAGTTGTACAACGCCATGGCTCGGGAAGTAGATGAATTTTTGGCCGAAGTTCGCCGATCCATTGATTACTACCGAAGCAAAGGTGGTGACGTTAACCGAATACTTTTGGGTGGCGGTGGTGCCAAACTAAAAGGGCTAGGTCCATTCATTGAGCGAGTTCTCGGAATTCCGGTCGAAATGATCGATCCGCTTCGAGGCCTGCCGCTGAATGGTAAGCGACTCGACATGGGCATGATCGATGCGCATCGTCCTGACTTTTTGATTGCGGTAGGAAACGCAATGCACGTAATTTTTGACTAA
- a CDS encoding shikimate kinase translates to MNGYWILLGMMGAGKSTVGRKLADLAQVPFEDADALLERRFGRPIHQVFSIYGEETFRGHETSILKSLDPKPGVLATGGGIVTRPENWDELHRLGKTIYLNVPAEALMMRLEKSKRRRPLLETENWQGRFTELFDARLPLYMKADIVFDVQIEDLEACAARLYEQLKVAQ, encoded by the coding sequence ATGAACGGCTATTGGATCCTGTTGGGCATGATGGGAGCGGGCAAATCCACCGTGGGGAGGAAGCTGGCCGATCTCGCACAGGTACCGTTCGAAGATGCCGATGCCCTGCTGGAGCGGCGATTCGGTCGCCCCATTCATCAGGTGTTCTCGATTTATGGTGAAGAAACTTTTCGAGGCCACGAAACCAGCATTCTCAAAAGCCTCGATCCAAAGCCAGGCGTCCTAGCCACCGGAGGCGGGATCGTCACTCGGCCAGAAAACTGGGATGAACTCCATCGTCTTGGCAAAACTATCTATCTCAACGTACCTGCGGAGGCGCTGATGATGCGCCTGGAAAAGAGCAAGCGCCGCCGGCCATTGCTGGAAACCGAGAACTGGCAAGGGCGGTTCACCGAGCTTTTCGATGCGAGGCTGCCGCTATACATGAAGGCCGATATCGTTTTTGACGTGCAGATCGAAGACCTCGAAGCCTGCGCAGCGCGACTTTACGAACAATTGAAGGTGGCCCAATGA
- the aroB gene encoding 3-dehydroquinate synthase — MIIKHSTGTYPIEFATIDKMLESLSLDDRVVIDENVARLYPDVASQFEHAFIFPSGETHKTLEQVQQIITWLASKGTRRGHRLIALGGGVVGDAAGFAAAIYMRGIPFVQIPTTLLAMVDSSVGGKVGVDLPEGKNLVGAFKPPTRVVVCTEFTQTLPAPDFASGTAEIIKMGFIAAPDLLRRLEEKPLTPTCDELGDVIETSIAQKAIIVEEDEFELTGQRATLNFGHTVGHAIESAMDYIDIRHGEAISIGMVIETRISERLNLVPEGYASTVAKLLQQHALPTAIPPKIDPDALVDLMRIDKKAVSDGISMSLLTGVGTCKLMHDLPIGVIREVLNEGH, encoded by the coding sequence ATGATCATCAAGCATAGCACAGGCACCTACCCAATCGAGTTCGCGACTATCGACAAAATGCTCGAGTCATTATCGCTGGACGACCGAGTAGTGATCGACGAAAACGTCGCACGCTTGTATCCCGATGTCGCTTCACAGTTTGAGCATGCGTTTATTTTTCCATCTGGCGAAACCCACAAAACACTTGAGCAAGTCCAGCAAATCATCACGTGGCTAGCCAGTAAGGGAACTCGTCGGGGGCATCGATTGATCGCCCTTGGAGGTGGTGTGGTCGGTGACGCTGCTGGATTCGCCGCCGCGATCTACATGCGCGGAATTCCGTTCGTTCAGATTCCCACGACGCTGTTGGCAATGGTGGATAGCAGTGTCGGTGGAAAAGTTGGGGTTGATCTTCCTGAAGGCAAAAACTTGGTGGGAGCCTTCAAGCCTCCGACGAGAGTCGTTGTGTGTACGGAGTTTACGCAAACCCTACCAGCACCCGATTTCGCGAGCGGCACGGCGGAAATCATCAAGATGGGATTTATCGCTGCGCCGGATTTGTTGAGAAGACTAGAAGAAAAGCCGCTCACGCCGACCTGCGATGAACTTGGCGATGTGATCGAAACCAGCATCGCGCAGAAGGCAATCATCGTCGAGGAAGATGAGTTTGAGCTCACTGGTCAACGGGCAACTTTGAACTTTGGGCATACGGTTGGGCATGCGATCGAAAGCGCAATGGATTACATCGACATTCGCCACGGCGAAGCAATTTCGATCGGGATGGTCATCGAAACTCGGATTTCAGAAAGGCTCAACCTTGTTCCTGAAGGATACGCAAGCACGGTGGCGAAACTATTGCAACAACATGCCCTACCAACGGCAATTCCACCCAAAATTGACCCCGATGCTTTGGTCGATTTGATGAGAATCGACAAAAAGGCCGTGTCCGATGGAATTTCGATGAGTCTATTAACAGGTGTGGGAACGTGTAAACTCATGCATGATTTGCCGATTGGGGTGATTCGTGAAGTGCTGAATGAAGGTCACTGA